From Scatophagus argus isolate fScaArg1 chromosome 10, fScaArg1.pri, whole genome shotgun sequence, a single genomic window includes:
- the LOC124066066 gene encoding filensin has protein sequence MFKTSYLREVRKEKYERSDVFDEEPEDSESSAGISAIQGWESLQELNSRFARYINRARVLEQRNAVFRKQLETLQRMEEASGLEEAFTEQIEVNRQRIRELFSERAKLERELKDACRMLDEFTSKYRNECDYQEQLRGTLEQLNKEADSALLRNLEYQIESQFLQDDINSTRDRHKKNLAEIQTYVNILQQINQTLPLVPNVSLGISEEQEKLLAQRKVPGLQSQLEEYKSALCQLQAQKQRLHTETTVLEQTIKNTQESYDDEIQMYNEKIESLRKEIEEAERSLEKYTSECRHLAMYQTSLENELERYKRIIENEDNRLNSAIIGTPITLFTTNYRYTHTSTASSRGRDITQAIQDITSVKPRQKIFAKKVLKKKELTPKVVMDSGQEERNGATAGEAPEEETKVILEEVQEERVKRKDQSPVLTGVSPQDVPDGAQISKAFDTLCNIVRDRMRKYKKPEPIADFYTKGRYVLVTGDGSYLDPCFYTSTPSAGHIIVTIRDGMMSPYEIYGRSTPTPPPPQPMADPRPLSPTLPSHEGGRKEDDKGESGKDSNGGKGKHKNGEPHSQSKHPRPVSPPSGPGSGPKDPTPAASHAKKSRDDNGPSGPTPKPAPRGNSTSSSSSTSTSTSTNTSSGSFSPDAMSYEKVEVVESVEKFSNDRKVKGYEETSMVVETMIEKSRKKKH, from the exons ATGTTCAAGACCAGCTACCTGCGCGAGGTGCGCAAGGAAAAGTACGAACGCTCagatgtttttgatgaggaACCCGAGGACTCTGAATCGTCTGCAGGTATCTCGGCCATCCAGGGCTGGGAGAGCCTTCAGGAACTCAACAGCCGCTTTGCCCGGTACATCAACAGGGCACGGGTCCTGGAGCAACGCAACGCTGTGTTCCGCAAGCAGCTGGAGACACTGCAGCGGATGGAAGAAGCCAGCGGCCTGGAGGAAGCCTTCACAGAGCAGATTGAAGTCAACAGGCAGCGCATCCGAGAGCTGTTCTCTGAGCGCGCCAAGCTGGAGCGAGAGCTGAAAGACGCCTGCCGTATGCTGGATGAATTCACCAGCAA ATACAGAAACGAATGCGATTACCAAGAACAGCTACGGGGCACATTGGAACAGTTAAACAAG GAGGCTGACAGTGCTCTGCTGAGAAACCTGGAGTACCAGATTGAATCACAGTTCCTGCAGGACGACATCAACTCCAccagagacagacacaagaaG AACCTTGCAGAGATTCAGACCTACGTAAACATTTTGCAGCAAATCAACCAGACACTTCCCCTTGTTCCCAATGTGTCACTGGGCATATCCGAG GAGCAGGAGAAGCTGCTGGCCCAGAGGAAAGTGCCAGGGCTACAGAGTCAGCTGGAGGAATATAAGAGCGCCCTCTGTCAGCTGCAGGCCCAGAAACAACGCCTTCATACTGAG aCTACGGTGTTGGAGCAAaccatcaaaaacacacaggagagtTATGATGATGAAATACAGATGTACAACGAAAAAATCGAATCTCTGCGGAAAGAGATCGAGGAAGCTGAGAGGTCTCTGGAGAAATACACAAGTGAATGTCGCCACCTGGCCATGTACCAGACATCTCTTGAGAATGAGCTGGAGAGGTACAAGAGGATCATTGAGAATGAAGACAACAG GTTGAATTCAGCAATAATTGGCACTCCCATTACCCTGTTCACTACTAATTATCGCTACACTCACACATCCACTGCATCAAGCAGGGGGAGAG ATATCACCCAGGCTATCCAAGATATCACCAGCGTCAAGCCTCGTCAGAAGATTTTCGCTAAGAAAGTCctgaagaagaaagagctgACCCCGAAAGTTGTGATGGACAGTGGCCAGGAGGAAAGAAATGGGGCAACCGCAGGAGAAGCtccagaggaagaaacaaaggtGATCCTTGAGGAAGTGCAGGAGGAgagggtgaaaagaaaagaccagAGTCCTGTTCTCACTGGAGTGTCTCCACAGGACGTCCCAGATGGAGCTCAGATCAGCAAGGCTTTTGACACTCTTTGTAACATAGTCAGAGACAGAATGAGGAAGTACAAGAAGCCTGAGCCAATTGCTGACTTCTACACTAAAGGTCGTTATGTCCTTGTCACCGGTGATGGAAGCTACCTAGATCCCTGCTTCTACACCTCCACACCATCAGCCGGCCATATCATCGTCACTATCAGAGATGGAATGATGTCTCCCTATGAGATTTACGGACGCAGCACAcccactcctccacctcctcagccCATGGCAGACCCAAGGCCTCTCAGTCCCACCCTGCCTTCTCATGAAGGAGGACGCAAGGAGGATGACAAGGGTGAAAGTGGTAAAGATAGTAATGGAGGTAAAGGTAAACATAAGAACGGAGAGCCTCACTCTCAATCTAAACATCCGCGCCCAGTCTCTCCACCCTCTGGCCCGGGATCTGGCCCAAAAGATCCCACCCCAGCTGCCAGTCATGCCAAGAAAAGCAGGGATGACAATGGGCCAAGTGGGCCCACTCCAAAGCCTGCACCTCGTGGCAACAGCACCAGTTCCAGCTCCAGtaccagcaccagcaccagcaccaacACCAGCTCTGGTAGCTTTAGCCCAGACGCCATGAGCTATGAGAAAGTGGAGGTGGTTGAGTCTGTGGAGAAGTTCTCCAATGACCGCAAAGTAAAAGGTTATGAAGAGACTTCCATGGTGGTGGAGACCATGATCGAGAAGTCCAGgaagaagaaacactga